The Canis lupus dingo isolate Sandy chromosome 11, ASM325472v2, whole genome shotgun sequence genome includes a region encoding these proteins:
- the LOC112659602 gene encoding skin secretory protein xP2-like produces MPRSAAASLPPSLRGGGRSWAATAAATGAWSRSRSAGARSSSRAPAAEARRGRAAERAPRGASRAPVTARAGPGEAPGRLKGRRPRPTPRGRAAPSARFLWARGGRPSPSLSGAGSTRARLPRLTCPFPAPVPATPTGLCRSLRVARSPRPKYRETSRGGEGYCGKGLTSLPQFTDQQV; encoded by the coding sequence ATGCCCCGGTCGGCTGCCGcgtccctccccccttccctcaggGGCGGCGGCCGCTCTTGGGCGGCGACGGCGGCCGCGACAGGCGCCTGGAGCCGGAGCCGCTCTGCTGGGGCCCGCAGCTCATCCCGAGCCCCGGCGGCCGAGGCCCGGAGGGGGCGGGCCGCGGAGAGGGCGCCGCGCGGCGCCAGTCGCGCACCTGTCACAGCCCGCGCGGGCCCAGGTGAAGCTCCGGGTCGACTCAAGGGCCGACGCCCCAGGCCGACTCCCCGGGGCAGGGCCGCGCCGTCCGCACGCTTCCTCTGGGCTCGGGGCGGCCGGCCCAGTCCCAGCCTCAGTGGCGCAGGCAGCACGCGCGCCCGCCTTCCTCGTCTGACCTGTCCCTTCCCGGCTCCGGTGCCCGCCACCCCCACTGGCCTTTGCCGCTCACTACGCGTCGCTAGGTCCCCTCGGCCGAAGTACCGCGAGACTTCGCGCGGCGGAGAGGGGTACTGCGGGAAGGGACTCACTTCTTTACCACAGTTTACGGATCAGCAAGTGTGA